From a single Oreochromis niloticus isolate F11D_XX linkage group LG3, O_niloticus_UMD_NMBU, whole genome shotgun sequence genomic region:
- the LOC109199325 gene encoding uncharacterized protein LOC109199325 isoform X2: MAVVTFSWPCWILMLVVVATASTFAASDQQIVGHPGMSVTLTFQVPTGTKSVWLKRLPNEKYISYCQDLTPTRPSDQEESFKGRVEGMDCSNIRGTVSVTLKNLTRNDSGTYELQVVDHGRQLFNKTVFLNVTDPGQPGRHTEDGGKEAESVGLTVGVGSLLIFVVLAGIIYKFVTCKEKNSHDLPPDQDV, from the exons ATGGCTGTTGTAACGTTTTCGTGGCCCTGCTGGATTTTAATGCTCGTTGTCGTCGCCACCGCGTCCACTTTCGCCG ctTCAGACCAGCAGATCGTAGGACATCCTGGGATGAGTGTCACTCTGACATTTCAGGTTCCCACTGGCACCAAATCTGTATGGCTAAAAAGACTTCCCAATGAGAAATATATCTCCTACTGCCAAGACTTAACACCAACACGTCCCAGTGACCAGGAGGAGTCATTTAAGGGTCGGGTGGAGGGGATGGACTGTAGCAATATCAGGGGCACCGTCTCTGTAACGTTGAAGAACCTGACCAGAAACGACAGTGGGACATACGAGCTTCAAGTGGTGGACCATGGTAGACAGCTCTTTAATAAAACTGTCTTCCTGAATGTTACTGACCCAG gtcaacCAGGAAGACACACAGaagatggagggaaggaggctGAATCTGTTGGACTCACAGTGGGAGTTGGTAGTTTGTTGATCTTTGTAGTCTTGGCTGGGATAATTTATAAATTCGTTACATGCAAGGAGAAAAATTCACACGACCTTCCTCCTGATCAAGACGTTTGA
- the LOC109199325 gene encoding uncharacterized protein LOC109199325 isoform X1, giving the protein MQKGEKKKHLQKPVFETTPEGMYSTVLLMHSTGKAAFTASDQQIVGHPGMSVTLTFQVPTGTKSVWLKRLPNEKYISYCQDLTPTRPSDQEESFKGRVEGMDCSNIRGTVSVTLKNLTRNDSGTYELQVVDHGRQLFNKTVFLNVTDPGQPGRHTEDGGKEAESVGLTVGVGSLLIFVVLAGIIYKFVTCKEKNSHDLPPDQDV; this is encoded by the exons ATgcaaaagggagagaaaaaaaaacacctacaGAAACCAGTTTTTGAAACAACACCAGAGGgcatgtacagtactgtgctGTTAATGCACAGTACTGGTAAGGCTGCCTTCACTG ctTCAGACCAGCAGATCGTAGGACATCCTGGGATGAGTGTCACTCTGACATTTCAGGTTCCCACTGGCACCAAATCTGTATGGCTAAAAAGACTTCCCAATGAGAAATATATCTCCTACTGCCAAGACTTAACACCAACACGTCCCAGTGACCAGGAGGAGTCATTTAAGGGTCGGGTGGAGGGGATGGACTGTAGCAATATCAGGGGCACCGTCTCTGTAACGTTGAAGAACCTGACCAGAAACGACAGTGGGACATACGAGCTTCAAGTGGTGGACCATGGTAGACAGCTCTTTAATAAAACTGTCTTCCTGAATGTTACTGACCCAG gtcaacCAGGAAGACACACAGaagatggagggaaggaggctGAATCTGTTGGACTCACAGTGGGAGTTGGTAGTTTGTTGATCTTTGTAGTCTTGGCTGGGATAATTTATAAATTCGTTACATGCAAGGAGAAAAATTCACACGACCTTCCTCCTGATCAAGACGTTTGA